In a single window of the bacterium genome:
- the rplD gene encoding 50S ribosomal protein L4, whose translation MKEPVLNIKNAKVGEIELDDSIFGIAPKTALLYEIVKMQRASRRSGTASCKTRGQVSGTTAKMYRQKGTGRARHCDAKANIFVGGGKAFGPKPRDYSYRLPSEARRGGLRQALSLKKAEGKLIIVDELPLKEIKTKTMVDGLKNLGATNALIVIAEENDILRKSVRNIRDVRMVRWEGLNVYDLMRFDRAVITRPALEKVEEVLRP comes from the coding sequence GTGAAGGAACCGGTCCTCAACATAAAGAACGCGAAGGTGGGAGAGATCGAACTCGATGATTCTATCTTCGGGATCGCGCCCAAGACTGCGCTGCTCTACGAAATCGTGAAGATGCAGAGGGCGAGCCGCCGCAGCGGCACTGCATCCTGCAAGACCAGGGGCCAGGTGAGCGGCACGACCGCCAAGATGTATCGCCAGAAGGGCACCGGAAGGGCCCGTCACTGCGACGCCAAGGCGAACATCTTCGTAGGCGGTGGCAAGGCATTCGGCCCCAAGCCCCGCGACTACAGCTACAGGCTTCCTTCCGAGGCGCGCCGCGGCGGGCTCAGACAGGCGCTCTCTCTGAAGAAGGCGGAGGGAAAGCTCATCATAGTCGATGAGCTGCCGCTCAAGGAGATCAAGACCAAGACGATGGTGGATGGGCTCAAGAATCTGGGCGCTACGAACGCCCTGATTGTTATCGCTGAGGAAAACGACATCCTTCGTAAGTCCGTGCGGAACATCCGTGACGTGCGCATGGTCCGCTGGGAAGGGCTGAATGTCTACGACCTCATGCGGTTCGATCGCGCCGTCATCACGAGGCCTGCGCTTGAGAAGGTAGAGGAGGTGCTGAGGCCATGA
- the rplW gene encoding 50S ribosomal protein L23: MNIFEVIKKPAVTEKSTAAQEHNKYSFAVNPKATKHDIRRAVEGVFKVTVEDVHTISMPAKYKRVGKSAGKTSPWKKAIVTLKEGDRIEFMEGA; the protein is encoded by the coding sequence ATGAACATATTCGAGGTTATAAAGAAGCCGGCGGTCACGGAGAAAAGCACGGCCGCGCAGGAGCACAACAAATACTCGTTCGCTGTGAACCCTAAGGCCACGAAGCACGACATACGCAGGGCGGTGGAGGGTGTGTTCAAGGTGACGGTGGAGGACGTGCACACCATATCGATGCCCGCGAAGTACAAGCGCGTGGGCAAGAGCGCGGGGAAGACCTCCCCGTGGAAGAAGGCGATCGTCACCCTCAAAGAGGGAGACCGAATCGAGTTCATGGAAGGCGCGTGA